In Rubripirellula tenax, the following are encoded in one genomic region:
- a CDS encoding DUF1552 domain-containing protein has protein sequence MISRRHMLRATAVGVGTAFGPTICPSRVVAATARVGAPKRIVFFLQNQGFDPATCVPAGMKQSGSLAGVTLPEPIAALEPYKNKINIITGLHGRHTSPSHSAYFGALGGYRGGIGIPPAGTTIDYEISQRLPQTIMPHLCIGMDALENMVSRPTLATLSATGAGKPIFMHSNPNDLYQMLFGGMATGDVKRRFEARSKVFHRVEKLAGQHSQSLPSGDRDRYGNYVDGFRKINALQERLAGVSDHLKPFVPEYGKQFLTPEFETDWHDSLLDIGIATLKAGLTNVLTIGSGRGEIFGAWKGLGITEAGHNLGHMDQPDNPIWIKIRQYNCQMLVKLMQELESVPEDGGTMMDNTLIVYTSNNANKQHTVGDNWPFILLGNCSGSLKTGRFTQLDGKRPINALYTTLLHAIGAPCDRFNMERNIASVHDNRVGPIEELMA, from the coding sequence ATGATCAGTCGCAGACACATGCTTCGAGCCACGGCGGTCGGCGTCGGCACGGCATTCGGTCCGACAATTTGTCCGTCGCGAGTCGTTGCGGCGACCGCCCGCGTCGGCGCACCGAAACGCATCGTATTTTTCCTGCAAAACCAGGGTTTTGATCCGGCCACGTGTGTGCCGGCGGGAATGAAGCAGTCGGGTTCGTTGGCCGGCGTGACTTTGCCAGAACCGATCGCCGCGTTGGAGCCCTACAAAAACAAAATCAATATCATCACGGGGCTTCACGGTCGTCACACGAGTCCGTCTCACAGCGCTTACTTCGGCGCACTAGGTGGCTATCGAGGCGGCATCGGCATCCCGCCGGCTGGCACGACGATCGACTATGAGATCAGCCAGCGGTTGCCACAAACGATCATGCCGCACCTATGTATTGGAATGGACGCGCTCGAGAACATGGTATCGCGTCCGACGCTCGCCACGCTTTCCGCCACCGGCGCCGGGAAGCCGATCTTCATGCATTCCAATCCCAATGATCTGTATCAGATGCTGTTCGGTGGAATGGCGACGGGAGACGTGAAGCGCCGCTTCGAAGCGAGATCGAAAGTTTTCCATCGCGTCGAAAAACTGGCAGGCCAACACAGTCAATCGCTGCCGTCGGGCGACCGCGATCGATACGGCAACTATGTCGACGGCTTCCGAAAAATCAATGCATTGCAGGAGCGATTGGCCGGGGTGTCGGATCACTTGAAGCCGTTTGTTCCCGAGTACGGTAAACAATTTCTTACGCCAGAATTCGAAACGGATTGGCATGATTCGTTGCTTGATATTGGTATCGCAACCTTGAAGGCTGGCTTGACGAACGTTTTGACGATTGGGTCCGGACGCGGTGAGATCTTCGGCGCATGGAAAGGGCTGGGAATCACCGAGGCGGGTCACAACCTGGGGCACATGGACCAACCGGACAATCCGATTTGGATCAAGATTCGCCAGTACAACTGCCAGATGTTGGTCAAGCTGATGCAGGAACTTGAGTCGGTTCCCGAAGACGGCGGGACGATGATGGATAACACCCTGATCGTCTACACCAGCAACAATGCGAACAAGCAGCACACCGTTGGCGACAACTGGCCCTTCATCTTGTTGGGGAATTGCAGCGGCAGCTTGAAGACAGGCCGGTTCACACAACTGGACGGCAAGCGACCGATCAATGCGCTCTACACAACGCTTTTGCACGCGATCGGCGCCCCGTGCGATCGGTTCAACATGGAAAGAAATATCGCAAGCGTTCATGACAACCGCGTTGGCCCGATCGAAGAGTTGATGGCGTAG
- a CDS encoding sulfatase-like hydrolase/transferase, whose protein sequence is MNLRQVVAATVLVVAVLQTVDTASADERASRPNIVFLFADDWGWGDLSCHGHPYVRTPNIDRLAREGTDFHRFTVASGVCSPSRTAVMTGHFPARYNIDGHFAYVPSNAKRNMPDWLDPNTVTLPKLLQASGYATAHFGKWHLSNDMIPDSPSPGDYGYDTYGAFNCSGEQMPVHEDAKGAIEFIEQSHKAGKPFFINLWMHEPHTPFHVVPKYRWRFRESELEETDEIYASVLSHADDRIGEVLDALDRLQLADNTLVIFSSDNGPARGGRQSELTLTYDTATGAGFGVAASKGITAGRKGYKAALFEGGINVPFIAKWPGKIAAGMVDDKLMISAVDLLPTFCDVAGASLPESYKPDGISQLAQLQGQDSSGRSRPLFWRMTGQRQKSKSNPYHWATYCIVHEHWKLLSDHDFSDVELYDIAADPMEKMDLKESHPETVIQLVKQLKQWTASLPEKPDGEFFSTLRNEDSAGNP, encoded by the coding sequence ATGAACCTTCGGCAAGTCGTAGCGGCAACCGTGTTGGTCGTGGCCGTCCTGCAAACCGTCGACACAGCCTCGGCCGACGAGCGAGCCAGCCGACCCAACATCGTCTTCCTATTCGCTGATGACTGGGGCTGGGGCGACCTGAGCTGCCATGGCCATCCGTACGTAAGAACGCCCAACATCGATCGATTGGCCCGCGAGGGGACCGACTTCCATCGGTTCACGGTGGCAAGCGGAGTCTGCTCGCCCAGCCGTACAGCCGTGATGACGGGCCACTTTCCGGCTCGCTACAACATCGACGGTCACTTCGCGTATGTGCCAAGCAACGCGAAACGCAACATGCCGGACTGGCTCGATCCAAACACCGTCACGTTGCCGAAACTGTTACAGGCATCCGGTTATGCGACAGCTCATTTTGGAAAGTGGCATCTGTCCAACGATATGATCCCGGACTCTCCATCGCCCGGTGACTATGGATACGACACCTACGGAGCGTTCAATTGCTCGGGCGAACAAATGCCCGTACACGAGGATGCGAAAGGTGCGATCGAATTCATCGAGCAGAGCCACAAAGCCGGCAAGCCGTTCTTCATCAATCTTTGGATGCACGAACCGCACACACCCTTTCACGTCGTGCCGAAATATCGCTGGCGATTTCGCGAAAGCGAACTTGAGGAAACCGACGAAATCTACGCATCGGTATTGTCGCATGCCGACGATCGAATCGGCGAAGTCCTGGATGCCTTGGATCGCCTGCAACTGGCGGACAACACGTTGGTGATCTTCAGTTCCGACAACGGACCTGCCCGCGGCGGACGGCAATCCGAGTTAACGCTGACCTATGACACGGCAACGGGTGCCGGGTTTGGGGTCGCAGCATCGAAGGGGATTACGGCGGGACGGAAAGGGTACAAAGCCGCTTTGTTTGAAGGCGGAATCAACGTGCCCTTCATCGCCAAGTGGCCCGGCAAGATCGCAGCCGGCATGGTCGACGACAAACTGATGATCTCGGCCGTCGATTTGCTGCCGACTTTTTGCGATGTCGCCGGTGCCAGCCTTCCGGAATCCTACAAGCCGGACGGCATCAGCCAACTGGCACAACTTCAAGGCCAAGACAGCAGCGGGCGCAGCAGACCTTTGTTTTGGCGAATGACGGGACAACGACAAAAGTCAAAATCCAATCCGTATCACTGGGCGACTTACTGTATCGTGCACGAACACTGGAAATTGTTGTCCGATCATGATTTCAGCGACGTCGAGCTATACGACATTGCAGCGGACCCCATGGAAAAAATGGATCTGAAAGAGTCACATCCTGAGACGGTGATTCAACTGGTGAAACAATTGAAGCAGTGGACTGCGAGTCTGCCCGAGAAACCCGACGGCGAGTTTTTCTCGACACTGCGAAACGAAGACTCAGCCGGCAACCCCTAA
- a CDS encoding diacylglycerol kinase family protein: MNRWYRKFAFASHGLGHAIRTQNSFWVHVPVTIVVIGLGAWLQIESWRWVAIILATSIVMSAELINTSIEEIVRVVHPTHDPRIGRALDVAAAGVLIASAGAVTVGLIALGPPLWNVLIAGG; the protein is encoded by the coding sequence GTGAATCGCTGGTATCGAAAGTTCGCGTTTGCGTCCCATGGACTCGGTCACGCGATCCGGACGCAAAACAGTTTCTGGGTCCACGTTCCCGTCACGATCGTCGTCATCGGTTTAGGCGCGTGGTTGCAAATCGAAAGTTGGCGATGGGTGGCGATCATCCTGGCGACGTCGATCGTGATGTCGGCCGAGTTGATCAACACGTCAATCGAAGAAATCGTTCGCGTCGTGCATCCCACGCATGATCCCCGAATCGGTCGCGCGCTCGACGTTGCTGCGGCGGGCGTATTGATTGCATCGGCTGGTGCGGTGACAGTGGGGCTTATCGCATTGGGACCACCGCTTTGGAATGTTTTGATCGCGGGTGGCTGA
- the cutA gene encoding divalent-cation tolerance protein CutA, with translation MANETQSIVIANTTVATTGDAEAMARELIGQSIAACVQIDGPITSHYRWAGEVQQSTEFRLTIKTSMATWPKLKERLARIHPYDEPEILMTVVDDASDGYRQWVIDQTT, from the coding sequence ATGGCCAACGAGACTCAATCGATCGTCATTGCGAACACGACCGTTGCGACGACCGGCGACGCGGAAGCGATGGCTCGCGAATTGATCGGCCAATCCATCGCGGCCTGTGTGCAAATCGATGGCCCGATCACCAGCCATTATCGATGGGCGGGCGAAGTACAGCAGTCCACCGAGTTTCGGCTAACGATCAAGACATCGATGGCGACTTGGCCGAAATTGAAGGAACGTTTGGCGAGAATCCACCCCTACGACGAACCCGAGATCCTGATGACCGTCGTTGACGATGCCAGCGACGGATATCGCCAGTGGGTCATCGATCAAACGACCTGA
- a CDS encoding organic solvent tolerance protein OstA — protein sequence MSAQETGVVSAGYEHPVAAAQVSPDPLRVSGNTIHRWQIGAADASLLEGDCLLEHNGRRIAGDSILMVTDGNAGDVRCRVVVGGAVLPQGKSPEPITFSIRTLTDPKIQSPVFRGVPTGTPALLKHLPDETNASIQPVQFSEPLIPAPQVGAPPITFSDGGTTGGMQFLVGGGSRSLEILARGASTPPQFETINRPGSNESLFVFRGGVTVLVRDVSARLPSGEFMELGTISLSADRVVGWFPLVPNLFNGSANLADSEGELYLEGDIVFRQGERIIYAESMYFNASREVGMILDAEAITTVPDYQGVVRLKSKVLQQINRGNYRAFDAAVTTSRIGVPRYWLQSQELSLTDRQRVEFDPATQTQRTIRDPKIESNNNFVYIGGVPILYWPTFSTSLDQPGYYITGASVGNDSNFGTRVALDFDLFQLFGVDDAPKNVDWELSTDYLSDRGPALGTTLDYNLPGLLGYPGPAKGSFDAWGIYDTGRDNLGSDRRNLTPETTARGRALLRHRHYLPNDYEFIAEVGYLSDRNFLEQFLENEWDQDTDHRNSLRLRKYYYGNLFEASANVQSNDFYTETEDLPKLNHYLLGGSMLGDRLSYSAHNSVGYSRLNVADLPEDPAEAAQYSPLPGETNSQGVVARTRQELAMPIQLGPIKLVPNIGGEASHYGEATDGDSLTRLVGQGGIRASLPMWTVDPSIQSSLLNVRGLAHKIEWSAEYLYADSNTNLDELPYYDPLDDNAQEQFRRRFIDDVYAGSLPNRFDPRNYALRQGFQGLIASPSDVVADDLQQVRLGVHQRWQTKRGLPGAERIVDLFQLDLDMLVFPDADRDNFGETLGPALYDMRYHVGDRVTLLSDGYFDFFDDGLRSISAGVRTSRPGVGDIYIGLLSIEGPVSSTVLRSTLDYRLNEKWIASAGTTYDFGSTGNVGQSLAVTRIGESMLLRLGVNVDAGRDNVGFRFGIEPRFWPRPKLGRIGGQLIPPPGVEGLE from the coding sequence ATGTCAGCGCAAGAAACGGGTGTCGTGTCGGCGGGTTACGAACACCCCGTCGCCGCTGCGCAGGTGAGCCCCGATCCGCTGCGCGTCAGCGGCAACACGATCCACCGCTGGCAAATCGGCGCGGCCGATGCATCGCTACTCGAAGGCGACTGCCTGCTGGAACACAATGGGCGGCGAATCGCTGGTGACTCGATATTGATGGTCACCGATGGAAACGCCGGCGACGTACGTTGTCGGGTCGTTGTGGGGGGCGCCGTTCTGCCTCAGGGGAAATCGCCTGAGCCCATCACGTTCTCGATCCGAACGCTTACGGATCCCAAAATTCAGTCGCCCGTTTTTCGTGGTGTGCCCACCGGGACACCTGCATTGTTGAAGCATCTGCCGGATGAAACAAATGCGTCGATCCAACCTGTTCAGTTTTCCGAGCCATTGATTCCTGCGCCTCAAGTCGGCGCACCACCGATCACGTTTTCCGACGGCGGTACAACGGGCGGGATGCAGTTTTTGGTGGGTGGCGGTTCACGAAGTCTCGAAATCTTGGCTCGCGGCGCTTCCACTCCGCCACAGTTCGAAACCATCAATCGCCCCGGTTCGAACGAGAGTCTGTTCGTGTTTCGCGGTGGCGTTACCGTCTTGGTGCGCGACGTGTCGGCGAGGCTGCCCAGCGGCGAATTCATGGAGTTGGGCACGATTTCGTTGTCGGCCGATCGCGTCGTCGGCTGGTTTCCGTTGGTGCCCAATTTGTTCAACGGTTCGGCGAACCTGGCAGATTCCGAAGGCGAATTGTATCTGGAAGGCGACATCGTTTTCCGACAAGGCGAACGAATCATCTATGCCGAATCGATGTACTTCAACGCCAGTCGCGAAGTTGGGATGATCTTGGACGCCGAGGCGATCACGACGGTGCCGGATTACCAAGGCGTCGTGCGGTTGAAATCGAAGGTGCTGCAACAGATCAATCGAGGTAACTATCGCGCCTTCGATGCCGCCGTCACGACCAGTCGCATCGGTGTGCCTCGCTATTGGTTGCAAAGCCAAGAGCTCAGCCTGACCGATCGCCAGCGAGTCGAGTTTGACCCGGCGACCCAAACGCAGCGAACGATTCGCGATCCGAAGATCGAAAGCAACAACAACTTTGTCTACATCGGCGGTGTGCCGATCCTCTACTGGCCGACGTTCTCGACCAGCCTAGATCAACCCGGCTATTACATCACCGGTGCAAGCGTTGGTAACGACAGCAATTTTGGAACTCGGGTAGCGCTCGACTTTGACTTGTTTCAATTGTTCGGGGTCGATGATGCGCCCAAAAATGTCGATTGGGAATTGTCGACGGACTATCTGAGCGACCGTGGCCCCGCGCTGGGGACGACGCTTGACTACAACTTGCCCGGGTTGCTGGGCTATCCGGGGCCGGCAAAGGGTTCTTTTGATGCTTGGGGCATCTACGACACCGGTCGCGACAACCTGGGAAGTGATCGCCGCAATTTGACGCCTGAAACGACGGCACGTGGTCGCGCGCTGCTGAGGCACCGACACTATCTGCCCAACGACTACGAATTCATCGCGGAAGTCGGCTACTTGAGCGACCGAAACTTCTTGGAACAATTCCTTGAAAACGAATGGGACCAAGACACCGACCATCGAAACTCGCTGCGACTTCGCAAGTACTACTACGGGAATTTGTTCGAAGCGTCGGCGAACGTCCAGTCAAACGATTTTTACACCGAAACGGAAGACCTGCCCAAGCTGAATCACTACCTGCTCGGCGGTTCCATGCTGGGTGATCGGCTGAGCTACTCGGCGCACAACAGCGTTGGCTATTCGCGTCTGAATGTTGCCGACCTGCCCGAGGATCCCGCCGAAGCAGCCCAGTATTCACCGTTGCCCGGCGAAACGAACAGCCAAGGCGTTGTTGCCCGGACGCGACAAGAATTGGCGATGCCGATCCAGTTGGGGCCGATCAAGCTGGTGCCCAACATTGGTGGCGAAGCTTCGCACTACGGAGAGGCAACCGACGGCGATTCGCTGACTCGATTGGTTGGCCAAGGTGGCATTCGTGCCAGTTTGCCGATGTGGACGGTCGATCCATCGATCCAAAGCAGCCTGCTGAACGTCCGCGGGTTGGCGCACAAGATCGAATGGTCGGCGGAGTATTTGTACGCCGACAGCAATACGAATCTGGATGAATTGCCGTACTACGATCCACTCGACGACAACGCCCAGGAACAGTTTCGCCGTCGGTTCATCGACGACGTTTACGCAGGATCCCTGCCGAACCGTTTCGACCCTCGCAACTACGCACTGAGACAGGGTTTTCAAGGATTGATCGCCAGTCCCAGCGACGTGGTCGCCGATGACTTGCAGCAAGTTCGATTGGGCGTTCACCAGCGCTGGCAAACCAAACGAGGGTTGCCCGGTGCCGAGCGAATCGTGGACCTGTTTCAACTCGATTTGGACATGTTGGTTTTCCCGGATGCAGATCGCGATAATTTTGGCGAGACCTTGGGGCCAGCGCTGTACGACATGCGGTATCACGTGGGCGATCGCGTCACGCTGCTGAGCGATGGATACTTTGATTTCTTTGACGACGGTTTGCGTTCGATCAGTGCGGGCGTTCGCACGAGTCGGCCTGGCGTCGGCGATATCTATATCGGTTTGTTGTCGATCGAAGGCCCGGTCAGCAGCACGGTTCTGCGCAGCACGCTGGACTATCGATTGAACGAAAAGTGGATCGCTTCCGCGGGAACCACCTACGACTTTGGTTCGACCGGAAACGTCGGCCAGTCCCTGGCGGTGACTCGAATCGGCGAATCAATGTTGCTACGCCTTGGTGTGAACGTCGACGCCGGTCGCGACAACGTCGGTTTCCGATTCGGAATCGAACCCCGGTTTTGGCCCCGACCCAAATTGGGACGCATCGGCGGCCAGTTGATTCCTCCGCCGGGTGTCGAGGGACTGGAGTGA
- a CDS encoding sulfatase family protein, translating to MRALVFTDRITLRSFVMPLLAIANFIGWSGESQLNGASGDVTKPNIIVIYTDDQGYGDVSALNPAAKFKTPNMDRLAREGVAFTNAHSSDSVCTPSRYGLLTGRYCWRTDRKTGVMDAEGKGLIADGRMTLASMLGQHGYETAMVGKWHLGMDFPGTPDDRDWSQPVRDMPLDKGFDYFYGIPASLNYGILAWFEGRHAAVPPTMFTNKKPNDRMSDYRIMPPYDASASQTKKSLGRSGFEIAPDFVDSECLTRFTDKAIEWMTGKVDDAKQGNPFFLYLPYTSPHYPVCPLPEFHGQGECGAYGEFLIETDHHIGRVLKFLESSGIDDNTLIVFTSDNGPEKHWRDSLKTYQHDSRGGFREGKRSVYEGGHRVPFLVRWPAGISHPSRQWDGLVGQVDLLATFAELIGAELPDNAGEDSDSFASVLFSANPSEKRLPLINHGNDSRYAITDQDWKLVLPNAKRAAELYSLKTDPSERANVASEHPEIVERLENEINRLIAGGRTTKGVPQPNDTAYWSDLSWMTPQQYEAIASGAAEAVNP from the coding sequence ATGCGAGCCCTCGTTTTCACCGACCGGATCACGCTTCGTTCATTCGTGATGCCGCTGCTGGCAATTGCAAACTTCATCGGATGGAGCGGCGAGTCTCAGTTGAATGGCGCTAGCGGCGATGTTACAAAGCCGAACATCATCGTTATCTATACCGATGACCAAGGCTACGGTGATGTTTCTGCGCTCAATCCCGCTGCCAAGTTCAAGACACCCAACATGGATCGTTTGGCACGAGAGGGTGTCGCGTTCACCAACGCGCATAGTTCTGATTCCGTTTGCACACCGTCACGATATGGCTTGTTGACCGGGCGGTACTGCTGGCGAACCGATCGAAAAACGGGCGTCATGGACGCGGAAGGAAAGGGATTGATCGCGGACGGAAGAATGACTCTGGCGTCGATGCTGGGCCAACATGGTTATGAAACGGCGATGGTGGGCAAATGGCATTTGGGAATGGACTTCCCGGGCACTCCCGATGACCGAGACTGGTCACAACCGGTCCGCGACATGCCGCTGGACAAAGGATTTGACTACTTCTACGGGATTCCGGCTTCGCTGAACTATGGCATCTTGGCGTGGTTCGAAGGCAGGCATGCGGCGGTGCCACCGACGATGTTCACAAACAAAAAACCCAACGACCGGATGTCGGACTACCGGATCATGCCGCCCTATGACGCGTCGGCAAGCCAGACGAAGAAGAGTCTCGGTAGATCGGGCTTCGAGATCGCACCGGACTTCGTCGACAGCGAATGCTTGACGCGGTTTACGGACAAGGCGATCGAGTGGATGACGGGCAAAGTGGACGACGCCAAGCAAGGCAATCCATTTTTCCTATACTTGCCCTACACATCGCCACATTACCCGGTGTGCCCGCTGCCAGAATTTCATGGCCAAGGTGAATGTGGCGCGTATGGTGAGTTTTTGATCGAAACGGACCATCACATCGGACGGGTTTTAAAGTTTCTTGAATCCAGTGGCATTGACGACAACACGCTGATCGTTTTCACCAGCGACAACGGCCCCGAGAAACATTGGCGAGACAGCTTGAAAACGTATCAACACGACAGCCGTGGTGGTTTCCGCGAGGGAAAGCGTTCGGTATACGAAGGCGGCCATCGAGTCCCTTTTCTGGTCCGCTGGCCGGCGGGTATCTCCCACCCGTCACGACAGTGGGATGGCTTGGTTGGACAAGTCGATTTGTTGGCAACGTTTGCCGAATTGATCGGCGCCGAACTTCCCGACAATGCGGGTGAAGATAGCGACTCATTTGCGTCGGTTCTGTTCAGCGCGAACCCTAGCGAGAAACGCTTGCCGTTGATCAACCACGGAAACGACTCGCGGTACGCGATCACGGATCAAGATTGGAAACTCGTTCTGCCCAACGCAAAGCGCGCAGCCGAACTCTATTCGTTAAAAACGGACCCGTCTGAGAGGGCCAACGTCGCGAGCGAGCATCCGGAGATCGTCGAACGACTCGAAAACGAAATCAATCGACTGATTGCGGGCGGCCGTACGACAAAGGGCGTTCCCCAACCGAACGATACTGCGTACTGGTCTGACCTGTCGTGGATGACGCCGCAGCAGTACGAGGCGATTGCGTCGGGTGCCGCGGAAGCGGTTAACCCCTGA
- a CDS encoding efflux RND transporter periplasmic adaptor subunit has product MMRFSFALVGWIVLQTVFGRGIAAEPIVVADAQVSLIQNTFIAAPISGVVAEVLVSEGDHVVAGHRMVQLDNEQVRREWEAAEAAFYAARMEADNDIDARYAKRTMEVRSRELQQSQDANRGFAGAISATEIAKLQLVVDQAKLSIEQAEHELKVAEAVAVEKAAAAKIVKARMDKHGIQAPVAGQVAEVAVEAGEWVEAGKPVVRLIALDPIRVECFVDGQNHGSELVGRSIKFYPANSPNGEKVKPLIGKVTYVSPELHPVTGQARLWATVDNSKQIGRAGMRGRLEIESAK; this is encoded by the coding sequence ATGATGCGTTTTTCGTTCGCCTTGGTCGGCTGGATCGTATTACAAACGGTTTTCGGTCGGGGCATCGCGGCTGAGCCGATCGTGGTTGCCGATGCGCAAGTATCGCTGATTCAAAACACGTTTATTGCGGCGCCGATTTCCGGCGTGGTCGCCGAAGTGCTGGTATCCGAAGGCGACCATGTCGTCGCCGGTCATCGCATGGTGCAACTCGATAACGAACAAGTTCGCAGGGAATGGGAAGCCGCCGAGGCGGCGTTTTACGCGGCGCGAATGGAAGCCGACAACGACATCGACGCTCGTTACGCCAAACGCACGATGGAAGTTCGGAGTCGTGAATTACAACAAAGTCAGGATGCCAACCGCGGTTTTGCCGGTGCCATCAGTGCCACGGAAATTGCCAAATTGCAATTGGTTGTCGATCAGGCGAAGTTGTCGATCGAACAAGCGGAACACGAGTTGAAAGTTGCCGAGGCGGTTGCCGTTGAAAAAGCAGCCGCCGCAAAGATCGTCAAAGCGAGAATGGATAAACACGGCATCCAAGCCCCCGTCGCCGGCCAAGTGGCCGAAGTCGCCGTTGAAGCCGGGGAATGGGTGGAAGCGGGGAAACCCGTCGTGCGTTTGATCGCCCTGGATCCGATTCGCGTCGAATGTTTCGTGGACGGCCAAAACCATGGATCCGAGCTGGTCGGTCGATCGATCAAGTTCTATCCAGCAAATTCGCCCAATGGTGAAAAAGTAAAACCGTTGATCGGGAAGGTCACTTACGTTTCGCCGGAGTTGCACCCCGTGACGGGCCAAGCTCGCTTGTGGGCGACCGTGGATAACAGCAAACAAATCGGCCGCGCTGGAATGCGAGGCCGGTTAGAGATCGAATCGGCAAAGTAG
- a CDS encoding GDSL-type esterase/lipase family protein, translating into MIFRLGLVLSTFWISVFWISVVAIAQVDEPYRSRAIEKWEDEIRKLESLDSSETDPADAVLLLGSSSIRRWTQAAIDLAPYRVVRRGYGGAKYSDLAVFAERLIQPHQYRAVVMFVGNDISGDAHDHTVDQVDGWVRHIVDVSRKHQSGSPVLIVEVTPTGKRFEHWSAIRRLNAQLREIALSTPMVYFVPTAASFLDPDGNPRSELFVDDRLHLNDQGYVIWAELIRDQLDDVLRLIESTREAKSK; encoded by the coding sequence ATGATTTTCAGACTCGGCCTCGTCCTGTCCACGTTTTGGATCTCCGTGTTTTGGATCTCCGTCGTCGCGATCGCTCAGGTCGACGAGCCGTATCGGAGTCGGGCGATTGAAAAGTGGGAAGACGAGATTCGCAAACTCGAAAGCCTCGATTCCTCGGAAACAGATCCTGCCGATGCCGTCCTGCTGTTGGGCAGCAGCAGTATTCGGCGGTGGACGCAAGCGGCGATCGATCTGGCGCCGTATCGTGTCGTACGGCGCGGCTATGGCGGTGCAAAGTACAGCGATCTTGCGGTGTTTGCCGAGCGATTGATACAGCCTCATCAATACCGCGCGGTTGTCATGTTTGTCGGCAACGACATCAGCGGCGATGCACACGACCATACCGTTGACCAAGTCGATGGTTGGGTGCGGCACATTGTCGATGTATCGCGAAAGCACCAAAGCGGATCGCCGGTGTTGATCGTCGAAGTCACGCCCACAGGCAAGCGTTTCGAACATTGGTCCGCCATCCGCCGATTGAACGCGCAACTTCGCGAGATCGCATTGTCGACGCCGATGGTCTACTTCGTCCCCACGGCGGCAAGTTTTCTTGATCCCGACGGGAACCCTCGCTCGGAACTGTTTGTCGACGACCGTTTGCATTTGAACGATCAAGGGTACGTCATTTGGGCCGAACTGATTCGCGACCAGTTGGACGACGTGCTGAGGTTGATCGAGTCGACGCGTGAAGCAAAATCGAAGTGA